The Festucalex cinctus isolate MCC-2025b chromosome 10, RoL_Fcin_1.0, whole genome shotgun sequence region ATGGATGGATCCACTACATGATCCACAAGCCAGGCGAGTGACATgcaggcgcacacgcccaccaTTTTGTCACGTCAACAGACTCAACACGCTAACTGACACGACGGCCTTGTGGCAGTTTATGTCATTCGGTTTTAATTTGTTGCACTCTAAACAatgttgccagtgtgtgtcattttggttttaacttgttaaacaattttgcaatttttgCGTTTGGTGAGGTGTCAAAAATAGGTCATAACACCAAAACTGAATTGggagaggaggggaaaaaaagaattggAATGAAAGTAGCttcaacaaacacaagcaataacTTAATctgtgttaaaataaacaatattacATTTACTAAAGTAGTTTAATCTTAGTAGTTGACTGATGCTAAAATAAAGGCAGCATGAATTAACCGTTTATCTACTTGACTTAGAGTTGTTGACTTACTAAACAGTTTGACTTGCTGTCTGTTAAGCATTTACTATGagaacttcaaaaaaattctaccaaacaagCCATAAACATGATACAGTAAGTgataaatcaaattacaacagtGATGCAAACAAAATCGGTGTCTTTATTACTTAAACATATTCATGTTTTATGaaataagtaataatacataaataaaaaatatatacacttgTATATAACACAATACAACTGTGCCATGTACACCATCTGAAGCAGTTGAGAATCAATATTTGTCTGTCACAAAATAATTATCATAAGGGGTGCTTATTGTTTAGTCTTTTGTGTGTCCAGAGGTTGTGTTGTGCAACACAAAAAGATGTTCATAAACAAAATATGCTTTGATCAACCAATCAGTGGATGTAAAAATGCTGATGTCAACAAGGGCCAGGACTTTTCTTGTAAGCTGATTGGTTAAAGAAAAACAGCCTTATTGCTCATGTAGTTGAGGTTACATTACCTAATATTACTGATTTTAAAGAGCTCGGGCAGGTTACTCTGACATGGCAACGCCGAGGCTGaactctgattggacaaaaatagTGTGGCGATATTTAAAGGACTGCCGTTATAACCGTATTGTTAATTAGTTTGTCCTTTCCTCCACAGAGCCTCACATCCTGCTGTTCAGGAGACCTCTCGCCAAGCAGTAATGCGCAACACAGGCTGtcttccattttgtgttttctctCCATCTTGTTGGACGATGACTATGTACACTTCGATTGCATCGTATTTATTCAAGGAGAACAAAACCCGGTTCAGTTGTGAGCTTTCAAATTCCAACACATTGAAGTGAAATGACCTTGTTAGTCTCATGGAGCTTAAAAGTTGTATATTTTGAGtagttattgtttttctttctttttattctgATGGATTGTATGCCACTTAGTGGTACGTTTTATGCTAAATATGCTTTATCTGAAAAGTGTCCTTTCACTGTATTCCAGattgtaaatattttctgtTCGCTGTTCTCTGCCAAAATGTTTGGAAGTTGTTGTTTGAACAAATTAAAATGTTATGAATGAAAACATGTCTCTTCATTAGTTGGTTATGTTTAGTTTCTGCACCTTGGTAACCAGAAAACGCTACAGTTGAAGCATCACTTCAAATCCAGATGGTGGGTGCACTTAAGAGAGTTTGGTTATTACAGCTGGCACTGTTCAGAACAGATGACTAGTTATTCGTTGTCAAGAAGAAACTAAACAGAATGggagctgtttgttttttttaaactagaaaaatgattaataaaacTAAAGGTGTGAAGTAGGAAACACGAAAGGATGTATGGAAAGAATTAAGGGAGCCAGGAAGTAGGTGAGGATGGAGGAAGAAAGGAAAGATGTAATGAATTCACTTTCACTTTTATTTGTGTCTCCACTAGGCAATCCCACGTACTCAAACCACACACAACAACCGAGGAACCTTAATctgaaaccttaaaaaaaaaaaaaaaaacttttgaagtTATTAAGCTTTGCTTTAGACTACTACAGTATAACCCTACTCTAACCTAAAATTAATGTCAGAATTTTAGTATTCTCCGCTAACTGAATTGAATTGGAGAATTAAATTGGGAATTGGTGGTTTGTGTAATGTTGTAATGTCAAGTATTTACTAGATATAACATATTTAATGCatgtaattgtaaaaataaataaatacaaacgaaCACATGAAAACTTGTATTGTTTCGTCAAGTAGGACGTTAGGAACGATTATCATGGTTCTTGTTTCCTATCGACCAGTATTAATTTGGCGGGTAGGGCGGGTTCATCCGAAAATTCAACATGGCGTCCAGAAGAACGACGCAAACAACGAGCGGTATCAAGAATATCGCCGCAGACACGAAAaggtttctttttgtttttagtcaTTTTGTCTCAATTTTCAAAAACGAAAAGTTTATACGTTACCTTTTCAGAATTGTTcgtatttcaacataatttcaaagTGATTGTCTCTCGATCTGTTTTCAGTTCTAAAAGTGGGAACGGCGCTAATAAAATTAACAGGAATGCAACTGCGAAGAAACCCCTTCATCCTGCTTCCAAATGTAGGTGTTGAGTGTTAAGTCTGAGTGGAGTGTATTATTTTTAAGTGCTTGTCTTCCGCTTACTCAACGCGATATGAATGTTAAGCTTGGtgtcacaaacaaaacaaaacagttgtttttttagtttgctcgATCTCGCACACATCATCACGAGTGAGACTCCACTGTGAATTTAGTTTTCTAGAAGTGTACTACTTCTACAAGTGTCAATATTACTTTGTCCTCCTCATTTAGCAAATGGCGTTGTTGTTCCGTCTCGATGCACGCAGGCGGCTGAGAGGACATCCGTTTCAAAGGTAGGTTATGTTTCGGAATGAGTGATATggtcttaacttttttttttaagctaaatGAGAGCCATAATTCAGAACAAGTTTGGCATGTTCCCCCCTTCTGAAATGTTCTTTTCCCCTCTTTTCCTGTTACCATTTCCCccaatattagttttagtagaaatataaatacatattttaaaaacaacaactctatTGTTGTTAGTCAAAGTGGTACAATCGGCAGGGAAGTGCTTTGAACTGCAGAAAAcaatagattttaaaaagtcCAAACTCCAGTTAATCAGTTGGATTAATTGTCCAGACCAAGTTTTATTATATAATGTCAATTATATGTTCAATGACATTAGGGCAGGCTTTTAAAGCAGACATTTCTGACTTGTTTATTATCTTGTCCCAAACCCCCACAGAGTAACCCACTCGACAGTGAGCCTGTGAGTGTGCCACAGAGGCCTTCCACGCCTAAAGACGGCACTGCCAAAGTAAAAGTGGGCACCTCTCCGCGATGTTCCATGGGCTCGccagtttttggaatgtgtatGTAATAAAtccatcatatttttttttcattatactgCATGAGGTAGACTTTGTACTtgttacacttaaaaaaaatgatttttttcaattgtttatCAATGTTTCATTTATCTTTATTTAGCAAATGGAAACATTGTCCCATCTCGGTACATGCAAGCTGCTGAGAGGTCATCTCTTTCAAAGGTAATGCAATgcttttggatgttttttttttttttaaattttctttaaacacaatataaatatttgaaactttggaaaaaatggtagtaatacaataattatgtatttatatagagCCTAACTATTTCTTATAAGTCCACTCGCTGGTTATCAATACATCTCCATCAATGAGTTTTCTTCCACAGAGTAACCACCGCAACAATGATTCTGGGAGTTTACAACATACGTTCTTGTCGCCGAAACCCATCAGTGCCAAATGCACCTCTCCACGATACTCCGTGGGCACGCCAGCTTTTGGAACGTGTACGAatgagtacaaaaaaatttcaaacagtctctttccatttttaattggttacttaaaaaaaatggaaaattgaCTCCACGtgagttgattttattttttctttctttctttgaaatGGGGGTCAATTGAAAATGGAAAGAACAAACAATGTCCTAATTTGTGACCCTGCCTATGTTGCCGAATTGAAATGGATGCATTATGCCACTTTCAGCCGAGGCGTCACTCTTACGAAAGACGATCTTGCAGTCGACCTTCTCTGACGGACACTGCCTTCGGCCTGATTTCGATGTTTCGGTCATTGGAGGTAAACAGAGTAGTCTGTGTTCTTTTTACAAATGAGACCGTCCCCTTATGGTTTTCTGGTCACTCTCTAAGGTAAAACACTTCTCCGAAGTACAGAAGAAACAGATAGAAGCCAAGAAGATGACAAGAAATGGATGGAGATGCAAGCATTGCTCCTGACCTTTCTCACGATGAAGGTCAGGCCGACTGGCCGCCATCGTTgagttggggtttttttacggcaaaaaatgtAGCCCAATTGAGCGGTTGTTTGATTTTTAGATGGCGCATAACATGGCCAAGCAGGAGCCCAAGATGGAGGAGAGGCTGCTGTATTTGATGGAGGAAGAGGCGGCGCTGCGCAGCAAGGTGATGGAGAAGAAGCGCCGATATCTCCTCGCGGAAAAGCGCAGGCTGGCCATTGAGCTTCTGGATTTGCAGGTCAGGACATCAAAACCTATTGGAGAGTATCttgactcattcactcacagacAAGATTAgtcttttatcagaaaaaaagtgtatttctatctgtttctgttttgcagcaattagcattagaatatagctaagtttaatcattatttacaaatctgtttaaagctGTGGGGAAtgcagcttgttgcaacatggccctggttgatctcttatactctgctgccaactggtggccgttttgtaataattaccatttcttGAAGCGTTCTCATcagttcagaagctgcatcaaagctgctgtatgctctagcataaaaacaaaacaaaacatataaataccttTTTGGGAccctggtaatatttaaaatagaacatatttatacgtttttgggagcaaatgagttaaggttgtAAAATGATGATACAAAGGTGAGATGTTTGCCATCTGATTGTTCTATCAGATTTCTGCTTTGACTCCTGCGGCAGAAGCTGCCAAAGCATTCACAGAGTCGTACAAGACTTTGGCCTCAGCTGTGGACGACACCCGACACGAGCTGCCCGTCAAGAATTTCCACATTGCCGGCGACAGTCGGGAATTTCTTGGTCGGtggcatatttttatttatttttatattttacatggATGATTGTGAGAAGCCATCATTTTCTCCCCTCAAGGTAAAGCAGAGGCTTGTTTGAAGGAAAGCGAGGCGCTTCTGAAAGAGTGCACAGAGGGAGATCACGAGGAAAACCAAGTCGCTCTGGATTGCCTTAAAGACATGAAGAAGGCCTCAAAAGACACGAGTCAGCAGTTAACTGGGTGGGAACTCAAGCCAAAGGACTCATTTTTGAAAGGCTGTCCGAGTATACAACTGACGTGTATTTGTTTTTGCCAATCATTTAGTGTGTTTTCTGACCTGTTGGAGCTTTCGTCGCTGGTTTCCCGCCACACCGTCCAAGTGCAGCATGCTGTGGAGGAGGGGCAACTGGGCTCTGCCAGAGCCCTGGAGCTCTTCTGCCCGAAACGATGATGTTTCTGGCACCGTACGGATACATAGTTCATGCACTTTGGATCACCAACTTGACCCTTTAAGATGTcttacttttgttgtttttgccgttgtgcttctttttttctgtttatgtaCAGTATGCTTTCTGCGTCGACtccatttatgtttttaaatgagCGATTACCCCCACCAATAAAGTACCGATAGATGTCGCAAACTTGACTTGATTTTACTGTTGTCAGCCGAGGCCCACGTTTTTCTGATTGTCAAGTCGTGACCTACttttataaaagtaaaaaaacaaatgtgtattgTTAAAAATTGCTACTAAAAATCAagttttatacatttaaaagtaAATTGGTAATTACCGTAAAGTATCtgagtaaacaaaaacaaaacatgaatatttaacaattaaattaaaatctgAACTTTATGTTGACACTGTCATGAACCAAGGATGAAGGACTTCCTGTATTTTTTCCTACTTGTCCATGACCCACTTTTGGGTAACAAgaataaataagaataaataacTGTTCTCGACAATATCCACGACAGACCAAAGCTAGAGAAAGAAGAAACAGggttgaagttttttttcttttgtttttgatgacTGCACATGATCTTATGGTAGCAATTTGAAAATACTGCACCTTGTTTATTAAGCTGCGGTGCAGTTATATATACTCTCAAATACTTTTTGCCATATTTAGGTTTGTTTGTAGACTcataggaaaacaaaaaaaaaccccaccaaTCTAGTTTGTCGGAGTGAATCGAAAGGATTGTTGAAAGTTTCCCTTCAGGCATAAAGAAAGTTCTGTGTACcgtatttatttgtataaacATGCTGTACGTGTCATTGACCAATAGGTGGCAGTGTGCCCCTTTAAGTGATTGCTTTCCGCCAATGGATAGCGTAGAAGTAGTATTGTAGCACAAGTGTTAATAATGAACTGTGGCGGTGCTGCTCGAAGCAAGTGAGTCTCAACTATATTTTCAATTTGTCACACATAAATGGCGTTTGTAACCCAAAATGTCATTCACTTAATTTCATTTACTGTACAGTGTACATATATGGATACTTTTCGAGGCTTTATACTGTGACATAGAACTCTCGTTTTTGCGTAATGTGAACCCGCTCTCAAATAATTACCGTGTCATCAGTGAATTTAATAGCAAAGTGTAAATGTTCAACCTGGATAAAACCCCGTCATTCACACGAAGTTAGAAACAAGAAACACACCAAAAATGATGACGAAAGCACGTAAACGCACCTGCCTGATAAATACTTGCAAAAGTCGTGTCTAAAGGAATATGACGCAGTTATgtgtaaaatatttacaaaaaatacaaaccacATTGGTGGTCTGGTGCTTAGAATGTCTACCTCACATTTGAGGGGTTCTGGATTTAAATCCCAGCCCTCAGGAATAGATTTtgtgtgatgtttttgttttgcatgttctcactttgcttgcaGGGGTTTGTTCGGTTCATCGAAGACTAAATTGTAATGTAACTGggtgtgaatgtttgtttgtgtgccctGTGACTTATTGGCGACCAGTCTAGTGTACCCCACCTCTCACCCCAGTGAGAATTAACACCAGCTCACCTGCCAATCTTGAGTACAAGCACTATAGAAAATTGACGGATGATGGTTGTAGTTTCTCAATCTCAAGTGTCATTGTTTCCTCAAAGCAGCTCCACCTCCATGCGGAATGATAGACCACGACAAGGAGAGAGAAGCTGGCGTAACCAGGGACGTGGAAAAGGCCGGGGTAAATCCCACGTGAAAGAAAATGTCAGAGCTGGGCAGTGTGGAGACGATACCGTTCCCAGGGGCATCTGCCAGAACATGTGTCCCGCGGGGGAGCTGCACAAGCGGGAGTCCCAGAATCGCCTGCACCGCTTTGAGATGGTGGAAGGTACGGAGAAAGACCGCAGACCCCGAGCTGACCCCCTGCGTGCCATCAAGGAGTATTCCAGACCGGCGGCCGGGAAAGACTCTGCCAACTCTGCTGACCTCCGTCCCCCTGCTGTGTTGCTGAAAACTGTGTGTTACCTCATTGATGAGGTCGCTGCATCTCCTCATCTGCAGCCTTGGACTGAGGCTAGTAGCTTTGTCATTTGTTtgtcaatttttctttttttttagtggtttcCGGATTTTAATTTAGAGCACGTTTATGCTGATGTGAACTGAGAGTTTTACAAAAGCATGGTCACTGTTTATTTGGTCACTACATTTACTGATTCATTTGAACCCttagtgatttttttcaaaaaggtgACTTGAATCTGAAATTTAATTTGggtgataagaaaaaaaatcttatttcagtttgttttttaaatcacaaacatTCAATTTTTAGAACTTATTTGTCAcacaagttgtatttttttttaatgaaaataaatctgaatttttgtgataaaaaaaatcaaaccagatttttgtgggaaataaaataaaacatttatttagtttggtttaaaaaaaaaagaaaaaaagatggaaaatCTAATTTAGGAATTTTAAAGCCATATCACCCAGCCTAGAAATTGTTTGTGGGAAACTTTTCTAAAAgaatttttgtgatttaaaacaataaataaaagaaaagaaatcagaaatcaattttttttgtgggggaaaacaaaaatcaaaatgagtttgtgtggggaaaaaaatcattgttttttttctgagcaaagcctaaaaatgttatttttgtggtggaaaaaaaatcttaatttttgtaattaaaaaaaaaaaaaaaaacttttcaaattttcgtgagggggaaaaaaaaatccaaaattgaatttttgtgaaaaaagtcACAAATCTTTTGTGAGAAACACAAAATCTGTTGTGGGATTTTTAAAGCCAGATCACCCAGCCCAAGTTGAAAACATCCAAAACACTAAACCTCAATTCTGCGTCTACGTTGCAGGTGTATAGCTTTGTATTCGACCGCCTGCGCAGCGTAAAGCAGGACATGATCATCCAGAGGGCGCACGGGCCAGACTGCGTGGCCATTTTGGAGCGGATGGTGCGCTTCCTCATGTACGCCTCGTACCGCCTCTGCGACGAGCCTCTGCGACTTTTTGACCCCCGCATCAATGACACGCATCTCCAGGAGAACCTCAGCTGGCTACTAGACTGCTACGCGCACGGAACCGGGCCGCATCCCAACCAGGAGGAGTTCCAGGCTCTCGGTTTGCTCTATAACTTAGGTGGGTtgcttcattttgttgttgacaTTTATGGACACTTTAGTAGGCACAACTTGACAATGTGTTGGTGTGATGAATAAGTCATGAATCATTTCATACGCTTCTGTGGCCACCTCAATCGTAGCTGCTCAATCGACCTAATACACAAGTGGACAAAGCTGTTGGTAACCGTcggttaatgaaagaaaaactccTTGGTGGTCACAGAAATAACGAGTGACAAAAGTAATACTAAATCAAACatttaatgaaaattaaccaaTCAAAATCAGACATTGCATTTCAAAAGGCAAAGGAGTGAGTCGAAGCAATAATTTTGTCCACGTGGATCCATGATGAATTTTTCTCCACCTCACCCGTGACCCGAATAAGGACAAAAGCAGTACAGGTGGATCCAACAGTCTAAAAGCTGTTATATTGCTAACCAATCACCCCAAGGTTCCCCTGGAGCCACGCAGCACATCATGGAGCTCCCGGCACCACTTCGCCACACCGCCGCCATCACGCTCGCCATCTCCATCAACCGGTCCTTCCTGGAGCGGAACCCCGTACGTCTGCTGCGCTCGGCCCGCCGCCTGAGCTTCTTGCAGGCCTGCGCTTTGCACCGCCACGTGACGGCCAGCCGCAAGGACCTGCTGCTCGTGTACAGCCACGGCTACAGCAGCCGGAACTGTCGCTTCCCGCTGGACGCGCTCTCCAAACTCCTCGCCTTGGAGAAGAGTCTGACGAGGACGCTGTGTCAGGCGTGCGGCGTGGAGGTCAACGCGGACGAGCAAGTGGTGTTCTCCAAAACGTCCTTCGCTGAGCCAGAACAAGGGAAGTTGTGCTGCTCTCTTTATCACAACATCGTGACGGAGAAGCAAAAAGACCTCACGATTGGCAACATCATTCATGGCTGTGTTTGACAGAAGATGAGCTAAATAATACTCATGATTATTGTTGCCAATCATGTTATAAACTGCCACAACTAAAACATATCGTTCAATTTATACTTAGGTCATTGTTTTTAGTTGCACTTGTACATTAAAAtgcttttcttgaaaataaatgactctaaataaacagttttttttatgtgaagtctttttttttttttaaagataattttGTATGATATCAAAGTTTGTCCTATGATGAGAATAAAGTAATATATTTTAGTCTTTCATTTTGTTTCAGACTAAAACCATAATGAGAGTAAAGTTAACATCTTATTTttatagtgcaattttgcatcccttttttttttttacagtaatgtacccattttataaaatttctgAAGATtagaacattgagaatgtttaagcgagataaatgtgagaaaatgtaaatacctcaatgagaaaagtgtataaacggTGGTGGGGGATTTTAGAGCTTTAaaacatttctaataaatgtaaaacaaaaagctaactactttgcagatttcatttattgcgagtattttttggaacctaaccccagcggaaaacgagggaacactgtacacatacaaacatatataGACGAAAATATATGTCAAGGTTCGACAGTTCAATTTGAAAAACTGCACTTCCCCTTTATCTCCGCACTGTGGCAGCATAGAGCTACAACGCTGTACTCTAATAACCAATAAAGAAACTACCACTTGACTACAATTTTAGCATTTACCTGcttttctttgtttaaaaaagaaagaacgatTCAATTTTGTCAGTATTTGCTCTCTCGAGTTGCCTTCGTTTCGTTTCTCTGCACAACAGAATCAGCTCAATCCACTCTCAGAAGCACGTGTGCAAAAGTgttgcgcgcgcacgcacacgtttgtgcgcgtgtgcttgtgtgcgcgtgcgcgcctTCCCTTGCCCTGCAGGCTTGTTCAGTCAGTCCCGGGCAGTGAAGCAGAGAGGATCTCCTCGCTGGAGCTTCAAGCTAACTTGACGACTTTTCTTTACCCATTCTTGTTTTTAACTCTTCTTTTTATTGCCATTTTAGTTGTTGTGTGGCGAAGCGGGAGAACGCTCGCCAATTTTGTAATGCTGAAGTGTGAGCGAAGGGATTCACAGGGGCGGGTGAAGAAGCGAAGGAGAAGGCACATGGGAGAAGGGCACGAATGATGAGTTTTGCGATCGAGCAATGAAGAGACTGaagggcttttaaaaaaaaaaaaaaagaagaagaagggaaaaaaagcaccGCTGATCA contains the following coding sequences:
- the sac3d1 gene encoding SAC3 domain-containing protein 1 isoform X1; the protein is MNCGGAARSNSSTSMRNDRPRQGERSWRNQGRGKGRGKSHVKENVRAGQCGDDTVPRGICQNMCPAGELHKRESQNRLHRFEMVEGTEKDRRPRADPLRAIKEYSRPAAGKDSANSADLRPPAVLLKTVCYLIDEVAASPHLQPWTEVYSFVFDRLRSVKQDMIIQRAHGPDCVAILERMVRFLMYASYRLCDEPLRLFDPRINDTHLQENLSWLLDCYAHGTGPHPNQEEFQALGLLYNLGSPGATQHIMELPAPLRHTAAITLAISINRSFLERNPVRLLRSARRLSFLQACALHRHVTASRKDLLLVYSHGYSSRNCRFPLDALSKLLALEKSLTRTLCQACGVEVNADEQVVFSKTSFAEPEQGKLCCSLYHNIVTEKQKDLTIGNIIHGCV
- the haus8 gene encoding HAUS augmin-like complex subunit 8, with the protein product MASRRTTQTTSGIKNIAADTKSSKSGNGANKINRNATAKKPLHPASKSNGVVVPSRCTQAAERTSVSKSNPLDSEPVSVPQRPSTPKDGTAKVKVGTSPRCSMGSPVFGMSNGNIVPSRYMQAAERSSLSKSNHRNNDSGSLQHTFLSPKPISAKCTSPRYSVGTPAFGTSEASLLRKTILQSTFSDGHCLRPDFDVSVIGGKTLLRSTEETDRSQEDDKKWMEMQALLLTFLTMKMAHNMAKQEPKMEERLLYLMEEEAALRSKVMEKKRRYLLAEKRRLAIELLDLQISALTPAAEAAKAFTESYKTLASAVDDTRHELPVKNFHIAGDSREFLGKAEACLKESEALLKECTEGDHEENQVALDCLKDMKKASKDTSQQLTGVFSDLLELSSLVSRHTVQVQHAVEEGQLGSARALELFCPKR
- the sac3d1 gene encoding SAC3 domain-containing protein 1 isoform X2, encoding MNCGGAARSNSTSMRNDRPRQGERSWRNQGRGKGRGKSHVKENVRAGQCGDDTVPRGICQNMCPAGELHKRESQNRLHRFEMVEGTEKDRRPRADPLRAIKEYSRPAAGKDSANSADLRPPAVLLKTVCYLIDEVAASPHLQPWTEVYSFVFDRLRSVKQDMIIQRAHGPDCVAILERMVRFLMYASYRLCDEPLRLFDPRINDTHLQENLSWLLDCYAHGTGPHPNQEEFQALGLLYNLGSPGATQHIMELPAPLRHTAAITLAISINRSFLERNPVRLLRSARRLSFLQACALHRHVTASRKDLLLVYSHGYSSRNCRFPLDALSKLLALEKSLTRTLCQACGVEVNADEQVVFSKTSFAEPEQGKLCCSLYHNIVTEKQKDLTIGNIIHGCV